The Vitis vinifera cultivar Pinot Noir 40024 chromosome 8, ASM3070453v1 genome segment ATAGCAGAAAAccaggaagagagagaaagagacaggGAGAAGGGCTGTATCTATATGCGTGAATGTATCTACATAAAAAACAACTATACGGACCTACCGGGAACGGACGGTGCTGATAACCCAAACCATCTCATCCGAGTcgtctcctctctcctctcttctcCAGCGTCCGATCTCATCCAATCTAAAAGCTTCGAACGCTCGCTCCCTCTCGCGCTAAATACATAACAATCAGTCGGTGAGCCTCTCATTTCAAACCTCTCGCACTCTTCCCTCGCTTTCTCTCTCTGCTTTCTATCTCTACACTTCTGGCTTAGCCATGGCGAACCTAGGGTTTTGCTGCGGAGAGCTAGGGTTTCTCCTCCGATTCTCAGTCTTGCTCTTTTGACCCAGGGTTAGGGCAAGTATGGCCGACGCTGCTGCGAGCCCCGGCGAAGGTAGTCACGAGAGCGGCGAGCAGATCCCCCACTCGAACGTGCGCGAGCAAGATCGGTTTCTTCCGATCGCGAATATTAGCCGGATCATGAAGAAGGCGCTTCCCGCGAATGGAAAGATCGCTAAGGATGCGAAAGAGATCATGCAAGAATGCGTCTCGGAGTTCATCAGTTTCATCACTAGCGAGTATGGCTGatgcattttttctttttaattttaggcGGTGCGTGATTGATGGTgttgttggttttgtttttcaattggATGCCTAGGGCGAGTGATAAATGTCAGAGAGAGAAGAGGAAGACTATTAATGGGGATGATTTGCTCTGGGCAATGGCGACTTTAGGGTTTGAGGATTATATTGATCCGCTGAAGTTGTACTTGGCTGCATACAGAGAGGTAATATGTCTTTGACTTTCGGGTTTTCTCGATTTGTTTAGACCATTGATGTAGTTGTTTGCTTCACTGAATTGATGCcgttttttttgtcttgttaTTCCTCTGGATTGTACGATATGGTGTAGATGGAGGTAcggaaatatgatttttaattcatttaccTGCTTATTACATTTTTCCATGCTTTCTGTTTTGATTTGGGCATTTGTGGATTTTGGTAGGGTGACACCAAGGGACCGGCAAAGGGTGGAGATGGGCCGGCTAGGAAAGATGCAGCTGGAGCTCAATCAAGCATTAATTCCCACGTGAGATATTGTACATAGAATGTTAAGAATTTTTTCTCCACATTTGTTGCCGATATAAATTTTATCTCTTGTTATGGAATGAACTATATTTTTATTACCTTACCCTATCATCTTCGTTTTGcattttttccaaatatatgTGGCAGATTTCACATCAAGGTCCTTACACGCAAAATGTGAACTATGAGACTCCTCAAGTAATCTCCCTACCCCTCTCTCTCCATCACATATGCAACATATATACATACTTACTCTTTACATATTTAGTGCAatggtttaaaattttgatttgagatGAGCTAGAGGATAATTCTCCCAGTTAATGTGGCGATACAAGTTCTGCTAGACAGACTATAACTGATCAGGTTGAAAAATGAAGAACGCAGCTGCTCAACCAAATATTTTTGTTCAGTTTGTATTTAAGGAGCAGTTTGATTACGATGCTAATGttgaaatttagaaaaaataattagtcACACTCATCCAATGCAATTTTAtcacttgaaaaataatttgctaCATCCTCCTATCATTTTTTACTCTTTCCTTCTagatatattttcatttcattaaataaatatctcatttgcctttttgtttcttttttatattatcattaaGATGGTGTGCATTTGTATAGGTGATAGTGATGTCCATATTCAAATAAGCTTCTCAAGTTTGATTACTTGCTTAACACACATCCTTCCTTATAAGTGCTAATTGAGTTCCCTTCATATATGGCTTTATCaagtttctcttttctctctctaacttGAAGCCTCATGGATGCCGTCAATCTGCAGTTTGCTTTACTATATTCATTTGTTGTTGATTTCATCCCAAATACCTATACTTTAGATTTTGAGCATTGATGGAGTTTTGAGATAGAAACCGTGGAcctttcttcaatttttttggttgtATGTCTAGATGGAGAGGCAGATTGCTTATCCAGAAGGGGGAGCTTTTGCCATCATAGtagcttctctctctctctctctcatgctCCTCTTCTggtctttttcttgtttttagttATTAATTTCGCACTTACAATGGAGATATTCTAGTTTACATACATCCTCTTCACACTGTATTAACTTTCATTCTTATAGAATTATATTAGAAGTTAGTTcatctaaatattttttcttttcattgctTTGCAATGGAAATTATGGTTTTTAATAGATGTTTCAAAAGCTACCAATATTTTGACAAGGTGACCATCAGTCCATCACTACCATTTATGAATCAATTTGATCATCCTTCTACAAAAAAGAACTTTGCATTTAGTAAGCAACTAAATATTTGTCACTCTTCCTTTTGCTTTAATCTCAGCGTTGAAGAGTGAAGAAGGCAAGAAATGACTGCATGCTCCAAGAAATACTTTATTTGTTGGTATGATTGGGGGGCCTTCTATCTTTGCATATTTTATAGTCATCATTAAAATGAAATGTTatctattattaatttatgtttcaaAAGCTACTGATACCCTGATAAGTCAACCATCACTACCATTCATGAGCCAAATGCACAAGTCTTGATGTTGCTTTTGTGGGAATGTATGTATGTCCATCTGGGGAATatcaatgaaattttttattttgcataataTGTTGCAcatcttataaaattattttatcatactCTATACAACTAAATGTTACCTGTTTCAGTGCTCTGGTATGatgctcctttttttttttatttaaaaaaaaagaggtggGGTTTCTTTTATGGTTGATTTGGGGGATCATTGATTTGGGCAACAATGAGATAAGGAAATATTGTAAATCTCTGTGGCATGCATAGAGGATTTTGCACTTGTCAAAAGGATTCCTCATCTTTCTTTGTACTCTctatttcaatgcaataaaatggttgtttttgataaaaacaaGTCTCTTTGGGATGTAAAGGTAACTCGTAAAGTCCTTTGGGCATTAAGTTATCGTCTTGTTGTTTTTGAAGAATCAGCTTGTACAATAATCACAGTGCCAAACAAGTCCTACTAACACCAGATAGTTTCAAAAGGTTTTGGTGCTTTTGTGTTCAGGCTTGCCTTGGGGCAAGCCTAAAGGAAAATGCCAAGACTAAATTTAAGGATTAAGTAACATAAGGCTCATTACTGAGTTGTAAGGCTCTAAATATACCTTCATCTCAAAATATACTTCAAAATGTGCACTCCATACACATGTTATATAATCCACTCAGAATTATTAGTTGAGTATGGGTATCTTTATCAAGTTTGGCTTTAAAATTCCTACAACTTCACATCAGTAATGTATTTGTCAAACCTCAATTGgctgatttttaaaaaatgaagtgcACTGAAtaggtttaatattttttcatgtaTTCAAACCTCAAAGCGTATGGTTAGTTTGGCATGCCAAGTTTACTATCTTGTCTTCAAATATCCAGGCATTATTGTACTATCCTTTGGAAATTGTAGGACCTCCAAGTTATGGAAGTTTTCATCTCCATGAAAGTGAACATATGCTTTGTGTGATTTGGCTATGCTTTCATGCACTCAAAAGGTGGGGCCGAGTTGAATATACTAAAATGGTATCTTCATAGTCCCTTCTACCCAGCATGCAAATACTTGAATAAATGGCTGTGTTTTAGCTCTTTTTGTAAATCACAGATTTCCCTTTCACTGCCTCCCTATCCAAGAATGAACTTCGATAGACTTATAATTTAATGACTGAACACCATACTTTAAATGGTGGGGTCAATCCTTTTGTTAAACAGGCTAAACTGAGCAGCCCTTCTTCTTACTCATAATTTAATGTACTTCTTTTTCAAGTCTAATAATTAATTCTGTGGTTAGGATTATACAATTGTATTACTTATTATATGAtgttcctttttgttttctgcTCCCTTTTATTTGTGGTTGTGGTTGACACTTCTCACCATCACTCCACTAAATTTTGCACTCGAGTTGTTGATACATTCATCTAGCATCGACT includes the following:
- the LOC100265391 gene encoding nuclear transcription factor Y subunit B-1 isoform X3, translated to MADAAASPGEGSHESGEQIPHSNVREQDRFLPIANISRIMKKALPANGKIAKDAKEIMQECVSEFISFITSEASDKCQREKRKTINGDDLLWAMATLGFEDYIDPLKLYLAAYREGDTKGPAKGGDGPARKDAAGAQSSINSHISHQGPYTQNVNYETPQSQTQHLMVPLDGTK
- the LOC100265391 gene encoding nuclear transcription factor Y subunit B-1 isoform X2; the encoded protein is MADAAASPGEGSHESGEQIPHSNVREQDRFLPIANISRIMKKALPANGKIAKDAKEIMQECVSEFISFITSEASDKCQREKRKTINGDDLLWAMATLGFEDYIDPLKLYLAAYREMEGDTKGPAKGGDGPARKDAAGAQSSINSHISHQGPYTQNVNYETPQSQTQHLMVPLDGTK
- the LOC100265391 gene encoding nuclear transcription factor Y subunit B-1 isoform X1, yielding MADAAASPGEGSHESGEQIPHSNVREQDRFLPIANISRIMKKALPANGKIAKDAKEIMQECVSEFISFITSEASDKCQREKRKTINGDDLLWAMATLGFEDYIDPLKLYLAAYREGDTKGPAKGGDGPARKDAAGAQSSINSHISHQGPYTQNVNYETPQVISLPLSLHHICNIYTYLLFTYLVQWFKILI